A region of Lycium barbarum isolate Lr01 chromosome 3, ASM1917538v2, whole genome shotgun sequence DNA encodes the following proteins:
- the LOC132631351 gene encoding uncharacterized protein LOC132631351, whose protein sequence is MNNKGLCYIAETVTDGSITFEKTNWQMRRIIKQFLPKILHKHDGSSQTRIKQISQLLKNPQNFRANHGASCFTSESFRSAAIYVLDRLKKLCPRTVAKMHRNLRDVTDYVPKTQSEIKDRKRLVKKIKGISLKMLSDYEEGDGPPEPLAKALSVAALMLKPELDYCPSQMFFQKLSIDVEALQNDIAKAIRILSDKNEVSFAELRKLPLVLDFYDQAVIDSVRLRVNVKKLLTEYLLECSDLQSIPENLLESLAIINKTSRHASRKTYSNKEVEEEVECVLTISAQKKQVVWDLLTQCDVSEDFANAYMENVEESYYEGGDEDEHLSDLPQNCRSDPNVSYSQAASVGNINQSNSHSPITAVCCSR, encoded by the coding sequence ATGAACAACAAGGGGCTATGCTATATTGCAGAGACTGTAACTGACGGCTCAATTACTTTTGAGAAAACCAATTGGCAAATGAGAAGGATAATCAAGCAATTTCTTCCCAAAATTCTCCATAAGCATGATGGTTCCAGTCAAACTCGAATTAAGCAAATTTCTCAACTCCTCAAAAATCCTCAAAACTTCCGTGCTAATCACGGGGCTTCTTGTTTTACCTCAGAATCCTTTCGCAGTGCTGCTATTTATGTTCTGGATAGACTCAAAAAGCTGTGTCCTCGAACTGTGGCTAAAATGCATAGGAATCTGAGGGATGTCACAGATTACGTCCCTAAGACGCAATCTGAAATAAAAGATAGGAAACGTTTAGTTAAAAAAATCAAGGGAATATCATTGAAAATGTTATCAGACTATGAAGAAGGGGATGGGCCACCAGAGCCCCTGGCGAAGGCTTTGTCCGTAGCAGCCTTAATGCTAAAACCAGAACTTGATTATTGTCCCTCTCAAATGtttttccaaaaactttctaTAGATGTAGAAGCATTGCAGAATGATATAGCAAAAGCAATCAGGATTCTAAGTGATAAAAATGAAGTAAGTTTCGCAGAGCTGAGAAAGTTGCCTCTTGTGCTGGATTTTTATGATCAAGCTGTCATAGATAGTGTTCGTTTGCGTGTGAATGTGAAGAAACTGTTGACTGAATATCTTCTCGAGTGCAGCGACTTGCAGTCTATCCCTGAAAATTTACTAGAAAGTCTAGCTATTATTAACAAAACATCTAGGCATGCATCTCGGAAAACTTACTCAAACAAGGAGGTAGAAGAAGAAGTAGAATGTGTGCTGACTATTAGTGCTCAGAAAAAACAAGTTGTTTGGGATTTACTCACTCAATGTGATGTCAGTGAAGATTTTGCAAATGCTTACATGGAGAATGTAGAGGAAAGTTATTATGAAGGTGGTGATGAAGATGAGCATCTTTCTGATCTTCCTCAAAATTGCAGGTCTGATCCTAATGTCTCATACAGCCAAGCAGCAAGTGTCGGCAATATAAACCAAAGCAATTCCCACTCACCAATCACTGCTGTCTGCTGTTCGAGATGA